From the genome of Acipenser ruthenus chromosome 14, fAciRut3.2 maternal haplotype, whole genome shotgun sequence, one region includes:
- the LOC117420102 gene encoding ankyrin repeat and SOCS box protein 13-like, with product MQRYNVNRFRAKVNAAKLHETALHHAAKVNNVDLTEMLVEFVGNVYARDTCGKKYTRAGCPPSLCLHFYETVPLSLQQQCRVFLRKALGTRALEVVLKLHIPPGIINYLSYQ from the exons GTGCAAAGGTGAACGCAGCAAAGCTGCACGAGACGGCCCTTCATCATGCAGCCAAAGTAAATAATGTGGACTTGACAGAAATGCTGGTTGAATTTGTAGGGAACGTCTATGCCAGAGATACTTGTGGTAAAAAGTACACCCGAGCTGGCTGTCCTCCATCACTGTGCCTGCACTTCTATGAAA CAGTGCCTCTGAGTTTGCAGCAGCAGTGCAGAGTCTTTCTGAGGAAAGCCCTGGGGACCAGAGCATTGGAAGTCGTGTTGAAGTTACACATTCCTCCTGGAATCATCAACTACCTCTCATATCAATGA